From a single Triplophysa rosa linkage group LG1, Trosa_1v2, whole genome shotgun sequence genomic region:
- the tex9 gene encoding testis-expressed protein 9 isoform X2 — protein sequence MSCSERPARPGSQNRASSAPSKKPLQMDLLAREEEYKRLNAELQAKTAELVREAEKVMREQNEVLSKPVSTHLSFDIDSDFEISGKADLKKQLTSKQPTTKAIRNKSSAKPAKPNKPGSGGKRNLQKAPQTVVDDVAVPDDLEDFSLAKTISTIEDKVSDDVTEEAFQDDIMPSAGDQMSADAQIRFLKANLRVMQEELNRLSHECNKKEDENSILSSKLKEVEEERTRLQKTTNVQQTQIEKQKALAEESNRKCEGLQQQLVSIQKELESMNRAHKQAAGTHSATEVRLNRALEEVEKTKAQLHKLKQSSKDSTSQEHQKIENLQAENRKLERQKAELIMAFKKQLKLIDILKRQKMHFEAAKMLSFTEEEFMKALDWGNNAV from the exons ATGTCCTGCTCGGAAAGGCCTGCCAGACCTGGATCTCAGAACAGGGCATCATCTGCCCCTTCAAAGAAACCCTTACAAATGGACCTCTTAGCCAGAGAAGAAGAATACAA ACGTCTCAATGCAGAGCTACAGGCAAAAACAGCAGAACTTGTTCGGGAAGCGGAGAAAGTTATG aGGGAACAAAATGAAGTGCTTTCGAAGCCAGTGTCCACCCACCTCTCTTTTGATATTGACAGTGATTTTGAGATTTCAGG GAAGGCAGATCTTAAAAAGCAACTCACTAGTAAACAGCCCACTACAAAG GCAATAAGGAACAAGAGCTCAGCAAAACCTGCAAAGCCAAACAAGCCTGGCTCAGGAGGCAAAAGGAATTTACA AAAAGCACCGCAGACTGTAGTTGATGATGTTGCTGTTCCTGATGACTTGGAGGATTTCTCACTGGCTAAGACAATCAGCACAATTGAGGACAAAGTTAGTGATGATGTTACCGAAGAAGCTTTCCAGGATGACATCATGCCTAGTGCTGGAGACCAGATGAGTGCAG ATGCTCAGATAAGATTTTTGAAGGCTAACCTTCGAGTAATGCAGGAGGAATTAAACAGACTCTCACATGAATGCAACAAGAAG GAGGATGAAAATAGTATTTTAAGCAGCAAACTGAAGGAGGTGGAAGAGGAACGGACAAGACTACAGAAGACCACAAATGTACAGCAGACTCAGATTGAGAAACAAAAAGCTTTAGCCGAAGAATCCAACAGGAAGTGTGAGGGTCTGCAACAGCAACTGGTCTCGATACAGAAG GAGTTGGAAAGCATGAATAGGGCCCATAAGCAGGCAGCCGGTACCCACAGCGCAACAGAGGTTCGGTTGAATAGAGCTCTAGAAGAAGTTGAGAAGACCAAAGCTCAACTTCACAAACTCAAACAGAGCAGTAAG GATTCAACCAGTCAGGAGCACCAAAAGATTGAAAACTTACAAGCGGAGAACAGAAAACTGGAAAGACAAAAGGCTGAGCTCATCATGGCTTTTAAGAAGCAACTTAAGCTgatagatattttgaaaagacAGAAG ATGCATTTTGAAGCTGCCAAGATGTTGTCCTTCACTGAAGAGGAGTTCATGAAAGCTCTGGATTGGGGAAATAATGCAGTCTA A
- the calml4a gene encoding calmodulin-like protein 4a isoform X2, with the protein MKRKGKIDAKDLIMVMRCLGTSPTYSEVDRHLQVHKIDKTGELDFSTFLTMMHRQMQQEDPKTEILEAMRMTDKHKKGYILASELRTKLTGLGEKLTNKEVDNLFKEANVGSDGRIYYEEFTKMVTLPTVDY; encoded by the exons ATG AAGCGAAAGGGGAAGATTGATGCCAAAGACCTTATTATGGTCATGCGCTGCCTCGGTACAAGTCCAACGTATAGCGAAGTGGACAGACATCTGCAAGTCCATAAAATAG ATAAGACGGGAGAGCTGGACTTTTCTACATTTCTAACCATGATGCACAGACAGATGCAGCAGGAAGATCCTAAGACTGAAATTCTGGAGGCTATGCGCatgacagacaaacacaagAAGGGCTATATTTTGGCTTCTGAGCTACGTACCAAACTCACTGGCCTGGGAGAAAAGCTCACTAATAAAGAAG TGGATAATCTTTTTAAGGAGGCAAATGTTGGATCTGATGGACGTATTTACTATGAAGAGTTCACCAAAATGGTCACACTTCCTACAGTGGATTACTAA
- the calml4a gene encoding calmodulin-like protein 4a isoform X1, whose product MAKFLSQTQIDEFKECFSLYDKKRKGKIDAKDLIMVMRCLGTSPTYSEVDRHLQVHKIDKTGELDFSTFLTMMHRQMQQEDPKTEILEAMRMTDKHKKGYILASELRTKLTGLGEKLTNKEVDNLFKEANVGSDGRIYYEEFTKMVTLPTVDY is encoded by the exons ATG GCAAAATTCTTATCACAAACTCAGATTGATG AGTTCAAAGAATGTTTCTCCCTTTATGACAAGAAGCGAAAGGGGAAGATTGATGCCAAAGACCTTATTATGGTCATGCGCTGCCTCGGTACAAGTCCAACGTATAGCGAAGTGGACAGACATCTGCAAGTCCATAAAATAG ATAAGACGGGAGAGCTGGACTTTTCTACATTTCTAACCATGATGCACAGACAGATGCAGCAGGAAGATCCTAAGACTGAAATTCTGGAGGCTATGCGCatgacagacaaacacaagAAGGGCTATATTTTGGCTTCTGAGCTACGTACCAAACTCACTGGCCTGGGAGAAAAGCTCACTAATAAAGAAG TGGATAATCTTTTTAAGGAGGCAAATGTTGGATCTGATGGACGTATTTACTATGAAGAGTTCACCAAAATGGTCACACTTCCTACAGTGGATTACTAA
- the cln6a gene encoding ceroid-lipofuscinosis neuronal protein 6a: MRRRPQSEVLAPVYLRTGSEKAVSAATQSKFHTDLWLCFTLQNWILDFGRPIAMIVLPLEWFPLNKPSVGDYFHMAYNVITPFLLLKLIERSPTALPRSAVYLSIITFVMGASIHLVGDSINHRLILSGYQLHLSVRENPIIKDLKPASLIDSFELLYYYDEHLGHCMWYIPFFLILFLYFTGCFTQVKDMRMPQSGWLLLGPSAVYYWYLITEGQIFVLYIFTFFAMVATVMRQRQMGFRLDSNGRFLFYNFIITLGLVLIWVAYLWNDKVLRKKYPGIIYVPEPWSFYTLHIKAS, translated from the exons ATGAGAAGAAGACCGCAGTCTGAAGTTTTGGCACCGGTTTATCTCAG GACTGGGAGCGAGAAAGCAGTTTCTGCAGCAACTCAGTCAAAGTTTCACACGGATCTCTGGCTGTGTTTCACTCTCCAGAACTGGATACTGGACTTTGGGAGACCAATAGCTATG ATTGTCCTACCTTTGGAATGGTTTCCTCTAAATAAGCCCAGTGTTGGGGATTATTTTCATATGGCCTACAATGTTATTACACCCTTTCTATTACTGAAG CTGATTGAGCGGAGCCCCACAGCCCTTCCTCGCTCAGCTGTTTATCTCAGCATCATCACTTTTGTCATGGGTGCCAGCATTCACCTGGTGGGAGACTCCATCAACCATCGGCTCATCCTCAGTGGATACCAGCTTCACCTTTCTGTCAGAGAGAACCCTATTATCAAGGATCTAAAGCCTGCCTCATTG ATTGATTCCTTTGAGCTTCTGTATTACTATGACGAGCACTTAGGACATTGTATGTG GTATATCCCATTCTTTCTCATCCTCTTCCTGTATTTTACTGGGTGCTTTACACAAGTTAAAGACATGAGGATGCCTCAGTCAGGTTGGCTGCTACTTGGTCCCAGTGCAGTCTACTACTG GTATCTGATTACTGAGGGACAGATCTTTGTCTTGTACATCTTCACATTTTTTGCCATGGTTGCCACTGTGATGCGTCAGAGGCAGATGGGCTTCAGACTAGACAGCAATGGCCGTTTTCTCTTCTATAACTTCATCATTACTCTGGGATTAGTGCTGATTTGGGTCGCATATCTGTGGAATGATAAAGTCTTGCGTAAAAAATATCCTGGTATCATTTATGTTCCAGAGCCTTGGTCCTTTTACACTTTACACATCAAAGCCAGCTAA
- the tex9 gene encoding testis-expressed protein 9 isoform X1 has protein sequence MSCSERPARPGSQNRASSAPSKKPLQMDLLAREEEYKRLNAELQAKTAELVREAEKVMREQNEVLSKPVSTHLSFDIDSDFEISGKADLKKQLTSKQPTTKAIRNKSSAKPAKPNKPGSGGKRNLQKAPQTVVDDVAVPDDLEDFSLAKTISTIEDKVSDDVTEEAFQDDIMPSAGDQMSADAQIRFLKANLRVMQEELNRLSHECNKKEDENSILSSKLKEVEEERTRLQKTTNVQQTQIEKQKALAEESNRKCEGLQQQLVSIQKELESMNRAHKQAAGTHSATEVRLNRALEEVEKTKAQLHKLKQSSKDSTSQEHQKIENLQAENRKLERQKAELIMAFKKQLKLIDILKRQKMHFEAAKMLSFTEEEFMKALDWGNNAV, from the exons ATGTCCTGCTCGGAAAGGCCTGCCAGACCTGGATCTCAGAACAGGGCATCATCTGCCCCTTCAAAGAAACCCTTACAAATGGACCTCTTAGCCAGAGAAGAAGAATACAA ACGTCTCAATGCAGAGCTACAGGCAAAAACAGCAGAACTTGTTCGGGAAGCGGAGAAAGTTATG aGGGAACAAAATGAAGTGCTTTCGAAGCCAGTGTCCACCCACCTCTCTTTTGATATTGACAGTGATTTTGAGATTTCAGG GAAGGCAGATCTTAAAAAGCAACTCACTAGTAAACAGCCCACTACAAAG GCAATAAGGAACAAGAGCTCAGCAAAACCTGCAAAGCCAAACAAGCCTGGCTCAGGAGGCAAAAGGAATTTACA AAAAGCACCGCAGACTGTAGTTGATGATGTTGCTGTTCCTGATGACTTGGAGGATTTCTCACTGGCTAAGACAATCAGCACAATTGAGGACAAAGTTAGTGATGATGTTACCGAAGAAGCTTTCCAGGATGACATCATGCCTAGTGCTGGAGACCAGATGAGTGCAG ATGCTCAGATAAGATTTTTGAAGGCTAACCTTCGAGTAATGCAGGAGGAATTAAACAGACTCTCACATGAATGCAACAAGAAG GAGGATGAAAATAGTATTTTAAGCAGCAAACTGAAGGAGGTGGAAGAGGAACGGACAAGACTACAGAAGACCACAAATGTACAGCAGACTCAGATTGAGAAACAAAAAGCTTTAGCCGAAGAATCCAACAGGAAGTGTGAGGGTCTGCAACAGCAACTGGTCTCGATACAGAAG GAGTTGGAAAGCATGAATAGGGCCCATAAGCAGGCAGCCGGTACCCACAGCGCAACAGAGGTTCGGTTGAATAGAGCTCTAGAAGAAGTTGAGAAGACCAAAGCTCAACTTCACAAACTCAAACAGAGCAGTAAG GATTCAACCAGTCAGGAGCACCAAAAGATTGAAAACTTACAAGCGGAGAACAGAAAACTGGAAAGACAAAAGGCTGAGCTCATCATGGCTTTTAAGAAGCAACTTAAGCTgatagatattttgaaaagacAGAAG ATGCATTTTGAAGCTGCCAAGATGTTGTCCTTCACTGAAGAGGAGTTCATGAAAGCTCTGGATTGGGGAAATAATGCAGTCTAG